The following are encoded in a window of Lates calcarifer isolate ASB-BC8 linkage group LG20, TLL_Latcal_v3, whole genome shotgun sequence genomic DNA:
- the LOC108893723 gene encoding protocadherin alpha-C2 isoform X2: MAVAGICNWLGNNVPFYFVIFSLFCGLSCGQLRYSITEELENGALVGDLAHDLGLDIRKLATRKIKVTSNSGKRYVIVNPKNGKLLVNERIDREALCDLSSTCLINLEVLVENPTEVHHVEVEIVDANDNAPQFPRDEYQLEITESALPGSRYPIENAQDPDIGSNSVRMYQLSTNDHFALVSNKPSLNTKHIELVLKKPLDREQTPYHQLIISAVDGGTPEKTGTAKINVRVLDSNDNVPLFDSSVYKVKLLENSPKDTLVIKLNATDLDEGTNGEVYYSFSSYTPERVRQMFSMDTNTGEIRVRSNVDYEETNSYEMYIQAMDKGPGAVAAHCKVVVEVVDVNDNVPQIVLSSLSSPVREDARADTVVALISVTDRDSGANKQVSLEIPAGLPFKIKSFRNYYTLVTSAFLDRETTDAYNVTLSATDGGNPPLSSQKTIQVDVADVNDNPPRFEQTSYTVYVAENNAPGASLCTVKAQDADIKENARITYTVLNDNNHGIPVTSYVSVKADTGEAYALRAFDYESLREFHFQVKAQDGGIPPLSRVATVYIYIMDQNDHAPLIVNPPGNGTRSLETVQKNAEPGALVTKVVAYDADAGPNAWLVYVLETATDLDLFKVHEHTGEIRTTRRILEDNSTSFALTVLVKDHGQPALSSTATINVAVMEVPPKVVPDPKRIMRPHSPLVFSNVTLYLIVALSATTFVFLVTVVVLAIVRCHAYCTQPGSCSPCCVSQKPPPDGGSSSVSAGGGGSGGAGAQPNNNVVLRRDLKVEPHYIEVRGNGSLTKTYCYKTCLTATSGSDTFMFYNTGRPISGTWGSGADRFFTSGSGFVRRLSMPDASLQICPEFGPHGGVVCDAGSPGDACPELAHCF; this comes from the coding sequence ATGGCTGTGGCGGGGATATGCAACTGGCTAGGGAATAATGtgcctttttattttgtgatattttcctTATTTTGTGGCCTTTCGTGTGGACAATTACGATATTCTATTACGGAAGAACTAGAAAATGGGGCACTGGTCGGTGATCTGGCGCATGACTTGGGGCTGGATATTCGAAAGCTCGCCACCCGAAAAATTAAGGTAACCTCCAACAGCGGTAAACGCTACGTGATTGTCAACCCCAAAAATGGGAAATTACTTGTCAATGAAAGGATCGACAGGGAAGCACTGTGCGATTTATCCAGCACCTGCCTCATTAATCTGGAGGTGCTGGTCGAAAACCCCACTGAGGTGCACCATGTCGAGGTGGAGATCGTGGATGCCAATGATAATGCGCCGCAGTTCCCCAGAGACGAGTATCAACTGGAAATCACAGAATCTGCTTTACCGGGGTCTCGTTACCCGATTGAAAACGCTCAGGACCCAGACATAGGGTCCAATTCAGTTCGTATGTATCAGCTCAGCACAAACGACCATTTCGCGCTGGTATCTAACAAACCCTCCCTAAATACAAAGCACATCGAGCTTGTGCTCAAAAAGCCCCTTGATCGTGAACAGACGCCTTACCACCAATTAATTATAAGTGCTGTGGATGGTGGGACACCAGAGAAAACGGGCACTGCTAAAATCAACGTCCGGGTCCTGGACTCAAATGACAATGTTCCCTTGTTCGACAGCTCAGTGTACAAGGTGAAGCTGTTGGAAAATTCACCCAAAGACACCCTGGTAATTAAACTGAATGCAACGGATCTGGATGAGGGCACAAATGGAGAGGTTTATTACTCCTTCAGCAGCTACACTCCAGAGAGAGTGAGGCAGATGTTCAGCATGGACACTAATACAGGAGAAATAAGAGTGAGGAGCAATGTTGACTATGAAGAGACCAACTCCTATGAGATGTACATCCAGGCGATGGACAAGGGACCTGGGGCCGTGGCAGCGCACTGCAAGGtagtggtggaggtggtggatgTGAATGACAACGTCCCTCAGATAGTGCTGTCATCCCTGTCGAGCCCAGTGAGGGAGGACGCCCGCGCAGACACAGTCGTGGCCCTCATTAGCGTTACTGATCGAGACTCTGGCGCGAACAAGCAGGTGAGCCTAGAGATCCCAGCAGGCCTTCCTTTCAAGATCAAGTCATTCAGAAATTACTACACTCTGGTTACCTCAGCCTTCCTGGACCGTGAGACCACCGATGCCTACAATGTCACTTTGAGTGCCACAGACGGAGGCaatcctcccctctcctcccagAAGACCATACAGGTGGATGTGGCTGATGTTAATGACAACCCACCGCGATTTGAGCAGACTTCATATACAGTCTATGTGGCTGAGAACAATGCCCCCGGGGCCTCTTTGTGTACGGTGAAAGCTCAAGACGCAGACATCAAAGAGAATGCACGCATCACCTACACAGTGCTCAATGACAACAACCATGGCATCCCTGTCACCTCGTATGTGTCTGTTAAGGCCGATACAGGGGAGGCTTATGCCCTGCGAGCCTTTGACTATGAGTCACTGAGAGAGTTTCACTTCCAGGTCAAAGCCCAAGATGGGGGCATTCCTCCTCTAAGCCGCGTCGCCACTGTCTACATCTACATAATGGATCAGAATGACCATGCACCGCTGATAGTCAACCCTCCCGGCAATGGCACACGCTCCTTGGAGACAGTACAAAAGAATGCAGAGCCTGGTGCCTTGGTGACCAAAGTGGTGGCATATGATGCAGATGCTGGTCCAAATGCCTGGTTGGTGTACGTGCTGGAGACAGCCACTGACCTGGACTTGTTCAAGGTGCACGAACACACCGGTGAGATCAGAACCACTCGGAGGATCCTGGAGGACAACTCCACTTCCTTTGCTCTAACCGTCCTAGTGAAGGACCATGGGCAGCCTGCCCTGTCCTCCACCGCCACCATTAACGTGGCAGTCATGGAAGTGCCACCCAAAGTGGTCCCTGACCCCAAGAGGATCATGAGACCTCACAGCCCACTGGTCTTCTCCAACGTGACACTGTACTTGATTGTGGCACTGAGCGCCACCACCTTTGTTTTCCTGGTCACTGTGGTGGTGCTGGCCATTGTCCGCTGTCACGCCTACTGCACCCAGCCTGGGTCCTGCTCCCCTTGCTGTGTGTCACAGAAGCCCCCTCCAGATGGCGGGAGCAGCAGTGTAAGTGCAGGTGGGGGAGGCAGCGGTGGAGCCGGGGCACAACCTAATAACAATGTGGTGCTTCGCAGAGACCTTAAAGTGGAGCCTCATTACATCGAAGTGCGTGGGAATGGCTCCCTAACAAAGACTTACTGCTACAAGACCTGCCTGACAGCCACCTCTGGCAGTGACACTTTCATGTTCTACAACACAGGACGTCCCATCAGTGGCACCTGGGGCAGTGGTGCTGACCGCTTCTTCACCAGTGGAAGTGGATTTGTACGCAGACTCAGTATGCCTGATGCCTCGCTGCAAATCTGCCCAGAG